From a region of the Polyodon spathula isolate WHYD16114869_AA chromosome 31, ASM1765450v1, whole genome shotgun sequence genome:
- the LOC121303206 gene encoding homeobox protein Nkx-3.1-like yields MSACVRPLTSFLIQDILANREGVRFLPKTGSNRGEELKTIREERSAAPDAKLPFGSFERSGENEKKEVSEIVQDFSKVIKTDSEEMTVTAAGASPPLEGKEWNSSSFPSTPDHMRQGVSAKQKRSRAAFTHLQVLELENKFSHQKYLSAPERAHLAHSLKLTETQVKIWFQNRRYKTKRKLLTAEYGMDPLQKQSPFLPTEDLIRASLLKSMYKAYHYHPYLYRMSAWSPAAW; encoded by the exons ATGTCAGCTTGTGTCAGACCTTTGACGTCTTTTCTCATCCAAGACATTTTGGCAAACAGGGAAGGCGTTAGGTTTCTCCCCAAAACCGGCAGCAACCGGGGGGAAGAATTGAAAACTATTCGAGAAGAGCGCTCTGCCGCTCCAGACGCAAAGTTACCTTTTGGTTCGtttgagcggagtggagaaaacGAGAAGAAAGAAGTGTCAGAAATTGTCCAGGATTTtagcaaggttataaaaaccGACTCGGAAGAAATGACCGTAACAGCAGCAGGCGCGTCGCCGCCTCTCGAAGGGAAAG AATGGAACAGCTCGTCCTTTCCCAGTACACCAGACCACATGAGACAAGGCGTGTCCGCCAAACAGAAGCGCTCCAGGGCCGCCTTCACTCACCTGCAGGTGCTGGAGCTCGAGAACAAGTTCAGCCACCAGAAGTACCTGTCGGCCCCGGAACGAGCCCACTTAGCACACAGCCTCAAACTAACCGAGACCCAGGTCAAGATCTGGTTCCAGAACAGAAGGTACAAAACCAAGCGGAAGCTGCTGACCGCTGAGTACGGTATGGACCCCCTCCAAAAGCAATCGCCGTTCCTGCCCACAGAAGATCTGATCAGAGCGTCCCTGCTAAAATCCATGTACAAAGCCTACCATTATCACCCATACCTCTACAGAATGAGCGCCTGGAGCCCTGCCGCGTGGTGA